Proteins from a single region of Runella sp. SP2:
- a CDS encoding Fpg/Nei family DNA glycosylase — translation MPELPEVETYRHYFEATSLHQAIEAIEVEDRKLLTTDYATLTETLVGQSFVATRRVGKNMFALTDGGHTLHLHFGMTGDLEYYHSSLPRPRHARIVFVFRSGFNLGFICPRKFERIGLVSSVEDYLKRKKIAPDGLEITLEQLTETIQKRKSPIKPVLLDQSTVAGIGNWIVDEVLFQAKVHPERLANELTPSELERIHSAIGFVLRTAIEHEANYGLFPRSFLIHAREWDASPFEHPDQHKRCPEGHADIAQTRVGGRATYFCPVCQVIP, via the coding sequence ATGCCTGAGCTACCTGAAGTCGAAACCTACCGCCATTATTTTGAAGCCACTTCTCTTCACCAAGCCATAGAGGCCATTGAGGTAGAAGACCGAAAACTACTTACGACCGACTATGCCACACTCACTGAAACACTTGTGGGACAGTCGTTTGTGGCTACTCGGCGGGTGGGCAAAAATATGTTTGCGTTGACTGACGGGGGACATACGCTACATCTTCATTTTGGGATGACGGGCGATTTGGAGTATTATCATTCGTCGTTGCCTCGGCCTCGCCACGCACGCATCGTTTTTGTCTTTCGTTCGGGCTTCAATTTGGGCTTTATTTGCCCTCGAAAATTTGAACGCATTGGACTCGTTTCTAGCGTAGAAGATTATTTGAAACGAAAAAAAATTGCGCCCGATGGTTTAGAAATTACCTTGGAACAATTGACTGAAACTATCCAAAAACGTAAGTCTCCGATTAAGCCTGTGCTTCTCGACCAAAGTACCGTAGCAGGGATTGGCAATTGGATTGTCGATGAAGTCTTGTTTCAAGCCAAAGTACACCCCGAGCGGCTGGCCAATGAACTTACTCCGTCAGAGCTTGAACGGATTCACTCAGCGATTGGATTTGTGTTGCGTACCGCCATCGAGCACGAGGCCAATTATGGACTTTTTCCACGCTCGTTTTTGATTCATGCCCGTGAGTGGGACGCCTCGCCGTTTGAGCATCCCGACCAACACAAACGCTGTCCCGAAGGCCATGCCGACATTGCACAGACCCGAGTAGGCGGGCGAGCTACGTACTTTTGCCCTGTATGTCAAGTAATTCCCTAA
- the rplU gene encoding 50S ribosomal protein L21, with product MYAIVEIAGQQFKVEEGQEIFTNRLAGDLDAALVFDKVLLVDNAGAISVGAPTVNGASVKATIVEHLKGEKVIVFRKKRRKGYEKKNGHRQALTKVKIDAILA from the coding sequence ATGTACGCAATCGTAGAAATCGCGGGACAGCAATTTAAAGTAGAAGAGGGCCAAGAAATCTTTACCAACCGTTTGGCTGGTGACTTGGACGCTGCGCTCGTATTTGACAAAGTTTTGTTGGTGGACAATGCAGGTGCCATCAGCGTAGGCGCGCCGACGGTAAACGGTGCGAGTGTAAAGGCTACAATCGTAGAACACCTTAAGGGAGAGAAAGTAATCGTTTTCAGAAAGAAACGCCGTAAAGGATACGAGAAGAAAAACGGTCACCGTCAAGCTTTGACTAAGGTTAAAATCGACGCAATCCTAGCTTAA